cacaacattttttaaaagtgttggcgtggcagttttaagcggcttgtgggcgtaagagtgggcgtggcaatatgggtcaacaaacttgagcCGCGTCTTTGTCTCTGATCAATATGCCTAAACTCAaccttttagcttttatagttcctgagatcgggccagatcgacttggctattgatcctgatcaagaatatatatactttatatagtcggaaacgctttctcTGTGTTTCTATGTAACACTTTTCAACGCGTCTAGAGTACctttttactctacgagtaacgggtatacaaATATAGGATAATAAATTGGATCTCCTCGTTTCATAACACTGTCAATTGAAAATGTCACTTATCCCGACATAGCACACGTGGAATTTTCGCATTAATTTGATACCTTTCGTGCGGAAAATCGGAATGAATATATTCTTCAAATCTTTAATTTGGCTTGGcctaaaagaataaaattaagattagttattaaacttaaaggaaaaaaattagtttttatgttATCATACATATCAACGATGTATTGAAATTAAGTTTagcattttggccaacctAACGTAACGTGAGCCAAGCGTTTTTCCTGGATGGGTGATACGTTCTTAAGAGGgaacgctatagtcgagttctcCGACTCTCAGATAACAGTTACTCAGCCAGTGAAAGTGCGAacgagaaatttcaacattttctggaaaataattatataataaaaaaataactcaTCATTTTTCAATAGTGAAATAGTGGCAATAAGCTTTtgggcaaatcgatagaaatttacaagccATATATGTAGAATAATGAACAAACATtacacttttcatttttctcctacctgttacatacatTTCAACAAATCTATTAAATGCTTTTACTATACGAATAACAAAATTTTTCGACACTTTTGTTACGTAAGAAGCGGCGTGGTTAAAATGTGTATAGCTTTTCTAAAGTCTTCTAGactaatacaaaaaatatcaaaacatttttcaaagtgcaaaatttgggaaaaaaacttttgctgcgtctatgtctctaggTTTAACTTATTATCCTTTATAGTTTCCAAGATCTTGACGTTAATATCGACGGACAGGAGGACGTACAGGGCCAGATTGACTCCGCtgttgatcctgatcaagatttagatagatatatatattgtagGGTCGGAATCGCTTCCTTTTACCTGTTAAATACTATTTAACGAACATAGTAACGGCTATAAAAAGACTTTCTTTGAAAATACATACTAAATTTGAAGTCATTTTAAAAAGCTTGTAAAGATAATAAGCTGTTTATTATAAGcgcttaaaacaaaaaaacgtaGGAATCGAGTCAGCGGATTTCGTTGGCGGGCTAGTAACTAAAAATATGTAGCTAcatacattatttattttcttttttagtttACAtagttaattatatataaatatattatattattaaaattttttttttaatatcaaaaatatgaagtttgtttacatataaaaatcaataaccTTCAtcgtgaaatatttttaataggtTTGGTTTTCAAACCGACGAGCTAAATGGCGCCGAGAAGAAAAAATGCGAACTCAGAGAAGATCGGCCGATACCGTGGACGGCAGTGGTCGACCCAGCACGGCAAATAATCCTTCAGGAACGACTGCGTCTTCCTCCGTCGCAACGTCAAACAACTCGACTCCAGGGATTGTCAACTCAGCAATCAACGTCGCGGAACGAGCATCATCTGCATTAATTAGTAATAGCCTTCCTGAGGCTTCAAATGGACCAACTGTAAGAGATTTTTTGTGATCatgatgtttttaattttccttatACCTTCTTAAATAGGTTTTGGGTGGTGAAGCTAATACTACACACACCAGCTCTGAAAGCCCACCACTTCAGCCAGCGGCACCGCGGCTACCCTTAAATTCTGGATTTAACACCATGTACTCATCTATCCCACAACCGATTGCAACGATGGCTGAAAATTACAAGTAGGTTTCTAAAAGCGTTGAAATGGGTGTTCGAGTAAgagtggcaacatgggtcaacaaacttgcgcttctgctttgtctctagaatctgcgAACATCGCCAGATCGACTCAGcttttgatcctgatcaagaatatatatactttatatgctCGGAAACGCTTCTTTCTGTCTGTTActtacttttcaacgaatctagtatacacTTTAACTCTACAAGTAATGGTTATAACAACGAAGGATcctttttaatgtttttatattattgCCTTGGCAGCTATATTAGGGACATACGGGACTTAACTATATCGACTCTGCTGTTTAGATATGTACATGGTTTATGGTAGACACAGAATGTCTCAATACTTCCACTGCTAGGGTATAAAACTTGTCTACTTGGCACTTTTTTTGCGAAACGATTTTTTTGCGTAACGATTTGATTATGTCTATGCCTACCAAAGTCCGACTTACAAAGCAGCCTACAGCcctacaaattttaaaaaaagttcaaatattttaaaaactttaccaAGGTAATTGTTTCATCTTAATCTTACGTTTACGTTGACAGCTCCTCATTAGGATCAATGACCCCGTCATGCTTACAACAACGCGATGCCTATCCTTACATGTTTCACGATCCGTTATCACTAGGATCTCCCTATGTGTCAGCCCACCATCGAAATACAGCTTGCAACCCCTCAGCGGCGCATCAACAGCCTCCTCAGCATGGTGTTTATACCAATAGTTCTTCAATGCCATCATCAAACACAGGTAACGTTGTGATCCTATTGTTAGAGGTGAATATTAACAACCGTTAATTTTCTTAGGTGTCATTTCTGCGGGCGTTTCGGTGCCTGTCCAGATTTCAACGCAAAATGTATCTGACCTAACGGGAAGCAATTACTGGCCACGTCTTCAGTGATCGTCAATCTTTGGCTCACCATTAGATCATTTGTCAAAGGCGACTGCCGCTGCAATCATTGCCGCACAAGCAGCTGAGAAAAGCCACAATCACCGAAAAGAGCATTCAATTGTTAGTATACACAccacaaaaagtaaaaaaaaccCACCTAGTTTGAAGACACAGACAATGTGCTGTTCATCCAGATATTTAAACATGACCGTCGGGGCGGGGAAGGATGTAGATGTTGTCATAGGCCAAGGTCTTATAGTGTCCTTAACACCACATATTTCAGGAAAGCCGGAGCTTTTTGGTAGTCCTAACTTGAACTACCATCAGGACTTTCAAGTAATTTAAATAGGCTGAACCTTTTCGGTCTGAAACTTGTGAATTGCACACTAGATGTATTTTAAAagtcaaatgaaatgttaaATCTACATTAAAATTGATgttatttttgaataaaaattaaagatttgtaaacaatttttccTCATCTTTCACATCCTTTTTTAAGTTTCAAACATTCCTGTTCTGCGAAGATAAGTTAAAGTACTTTTTATCtaaagtaatattttaatctACAATTCTACAGACCTTTTCACTGTTGATAAGCACGCAATCGGGATATTAGACTTTTACAGTTGCTTGGAATTTTTTAAACcttcacaattttatttatattttgaaccattttttgatatattaaatttaacttattcATTTAATAATACTATTTATTATTCGTCTTTAAGTAAACAATGATCAATGCTCATTCATACTTTTGAAAAAACCATTAACGATGTGTGTCCTTTTTCCAGCCGACCGTATTCCACAACTATTATATACTTATTACCAAACATAGGGAAGTGCGTGGAAGACGGATGATATAAAGCAAAGTGACTTTATACATCTAACACATCTCTCATACCCTTTTCCTCTACGATTAAATCCCCAAATTGTTTTGTGCTAATGTGCTAACCATAGgacattttgaattaaaaattacattttttaaggttcaatacaaattacaaaatgatgctaattaaacgtcttataaacattttgacgaaattattaatttgaattatataGAGAAATTTAAGTACAAGAACATTATCTACTGTACGTATCTATTAAAAGATTAAAGTGTTTCTAATTTGATCGGTATGAAATAAAGTAAAAccatttattcatttgatAAAAAAAGCGTAAAcctcataaaaataaataaaaaacacttCGCGTATACTGGTcaatatgttttaaaaattctatattttattagaatatattaaaattataagtTATATGTACATGattcttttaaaaatgtaagctATTAGTTATTACTCCATGTGTACACCGTTTGTAAAACAGAAACTTATAACAACGTAAGATTGAATGAAGTGCAACGAACTTGACTACAATGAAGGAAATGAGCTAACATCTCATCCAAATAAACACCAACCCCAACAAGCCTTCAGGtttatatcaataataattaaacgtcgtataattataatgtatggttcaaatttatatttagaataaattAATGTAACATTTCAGAATACAGGTGTATCTGTTGTTCTTAAAAGGGACTTAATAAAATgcaacttaaataaaaaacaaaatagaatgctatagtcgagttccccgactatcagatacacgttgctcagctagtgtgaaCGTTTTGTCGGCTTTaaggcgtggcaaaaagttttttggcaatcaatagatatatacaaaactaataaaatttttcaaaaatatccaaaaatttttcaaaaatgcgGGCGTGTCAGATATGCGCGTCATGTGGACGTGACAAcaacctgttacatacttttcatcGAATCTAGTAGACCTAGTATATAATTACTTTGTGATCCCTCTGTTTAGATGATGTCGATTTATAAATAGCAAGGAGTGATCTTGTAAAATACGatagaaaaaatcaaatgataGAATATGTTCACGATTTCGGCCCCTAAATAATTTTATctgactttaattaaattattgtgtTTTATTGAGCATTAGACAATGAAATGCGATTGGAATCGTCCTTAGTTAAGACTTCTCCGAATCCGgcgttttaaaaatataaggCTTACGGCAGAGTAAGAGCTTTGAGAGAAGCGAGCTACATTGCTATCTTTTAGTTATTAATGTGTGTTATTAATGTGTTAACTTGATGGATTCGGTCGAGGAATTTTTTGCATCAAGCGCAAGTATTAACTTtctgttaaaaaaaattgtcgtCCAACCCCTTAACTGCAATAGAAATGAATAGCGAATAGAAATGCACGGATATCTAATTCGacttttgattatattttaaataaaattagtagTCGTTTGACGAAGAATTGGCCAAATATTGTTAAACACCCTATACTGCTGTAATTAAAGCACAGAACACGCTCTGAGCGAGTTGAATCAATTAAGCAGGTTGCAAACTGCACTCTCGTTTTATCGCTTGAGCTCGCAACTCGCTTCGCTCTCACTCTGACATCTTTCGAGCGATTATACTTCAACATGCATGCAGTGGTTTATCGCTTGTTCTCGCCTAATATTATCGCTTCGCTTCTCGTGCGCACTCTGCCGTACTTTCGCAATTACTATTTCACTGCACTTTGGCCCATTAGGCAATTCAATGAAATAGCTTTATTTTTGGCCCTcccttaaattaattaatgatttCTTCTATAATTTCGTTT
This region of Drosophila simulans strain w501 chromosome 4, Prin_Dsim_3.1, whole genome shotgun sequence genomic DNA includes:
- the LOC6724734 gene encoding paired box protein Pax-6 isoform X3 produces the protein MCTIYVHNAVRRLVSSINRVLRNLASQKEQQAQQQNESVYEKLRMFNGQTGGWAWYPSNTTTAHLTLPPAASVVTSPANLSGQADRDDVQKRELQFSIEVSHTNSHDSTSDGNSEHNSSGDEDSQMRLRLKRKLQRNRTSFSNEQIDSLEKEFERTHYPDVFARERLADKIGLPEARIQVWFSNRRAKWRREEKMRTQRRSADTVDGSGRPSTANNPSGTTASSSVATSNNSTPGIVNSAINVAERASSALISNSLPEASNGPTVLGGEANTTHTSSESPPLQPAAPRLPLNSGFNTMYSSIPQPIATMAENYNSSLGSMTPSCLQQRDAYPYMFHDPLSLGSPYVSAHHRNTACNPSAAHQQPPQHGVYTNSSSMPSSNTGVISAGVSVPVQISTQNVSDLTGSNYWPRLQ